In the genome of Labrus mixtus chromosome 21, fLabMix1.1, whole genome shotgun sequence, one region contains:
- the LOC132955933 gene encoding growth/differentiation factor 2-like: protein MQSSRSFLFQVCLSLVVSVCSCTCKPLYNDIQSDYGEEFYSQLSEQDLLEEEDTDARMANLLGSMKESFLRKLNLSDVPQEQSKIYPPQFMMELYNKYASDSSIPQSDVIRSFTVQDITLSVTNGTKSKHRLQFNISIPNHEKITTAELQLFFTPEPRSTVNSNSFRTTVKVYEVDYNNFTSTNQLLVGKEVKGSQGTWETFDVTTAIQSWIKFGHGATVFDVVVDRKDCKTPRSGEEGVRCINMSTSV, encoded by the exons atgcagagcTCAAGATCATTCctgtttcaggtgtgtttgagtctgGTGGTTTCTGTCTGCTCCTGCACATGTAAACCTCTCTATAATGACATCCAGAGTGACTATGGTGAGGAATTCTACTCTCAGCTGTCAGAGCAGGACCttctggaggaggaagacactGACGCCAGGATGGCGAACCTCCTGGGAAGCATGAAGGAGAGCTTTTTAAGGAAACTCAACCTGTCGGATGTTCCTCAGGAGCAAAGCAAGATCTACCCTCCTCAGTTCATGATGGAGCTCTACAATAAGTACGCTTCTGACAGCTCAATCCCTCAGTCTGATGTCATACGAAGCTTCACTGTGCAAG ATATCACTCTCTCTGTGACAAATGGCACAAAGTCCAAACACAGGCTGCAGTTCAACATCAGCATTCCCAACCACGAAAAGATCACTACTGCTGAACTACAGCTGTTCTTCACCCCGGAGCCCAGGTCAACGGTCAACTCAAACAGTTTCAGGACCACAGTGAAAGTCTATGAAGTGGATTACAACAATTTCACATCCACAAACCAACTACTGGTGGGCAAAGAGGTGAAAGGCTCGCAGGGCACATGGGAGACCTTTGATGTTACTACAGCCATTCAGAGCTGGATCAAGTTTGGCCATGGAGCAACCGTTTTTGATGTAGTGGTTGATAGGAAGGACTGCAAAACTCCTAGAAGTGGAGAGGAAGGAGTACGCTGCATCAATATGAGCACCTCTGTCTGA